Proteins co-encoded in one Gossypium arboreum isolate Shixiya-1 chromosome 11, ASM2569848v2, whole genome shotgun sequence genomic window:
- the LOC108465156 gene encoding 1-aminocyclopropane-1-carboxylate synthase, which yields MEFTRKNRQLLSRIATNDRHGENSPYFDGWKAYDSSPFHPIHNPDGVIQMGLAENPLSFDLIERWIRENPDASICTAEGLDKFKHIAIYQDYHGLREFREAVAKFMGRVGGNRVTFDPNRIVMSGGATGANETVIFCLADPGDAFLVPSPYYAGFARDLRWRTGVEIVPVHCKSSNNFRITRAALEEAYEKAQRSNINIKGVIITNPSNPLGTVLDKETLRSIVSFVTDKNIHLVSDEIYAATVFSSPRFISVAEVMQDMDCNRDLIHIVYSLSKDMGFPGFRVGIVYSFNDDVTNSARKMSSFGLVSSQTQFLLASMLSDDEFVGNFLRESSKRLAKRHHVFTKGLEEVGISTIKSNAGLFFWMDMRQLLKEQTTKAETELWRVIINKVKLNVSPGSSFQCSEPGWFRVCFANMDDETVEVALDRIREFVLQGKEENKLEADKSQAQAQRWRKQNLRLSFSSSRLYDESLMSPHMISPHSPIPHSPLVRART from the exons ATGGAGTTTACGAGAAAGAATCGACAGCTTCTATCTAGGATAGCCACTAACGACAGACATGGAGAGAATTCACCTTATTTTGATGGGTGGAAAGCCTACGACAGCAGCCCTTTTCACCCTATTCACAATCCTGATGGTGTCATCCAAATGGGGCTTGCCGAGAATCCG CTTTCCTTTGATTTGATTGAAAGGTGGATCCGGGAAAACCCTGATGCTTCCATCTGCACCGCTGAAGGACTCGATAAGTTCAAACATATTGCCATTTATCAGGATTATCACGGCCTCAGGGAGTTCAGAgag gcTGTAGCCAAGTTTATGGGAAGAGTAGGCGGAAACAGGGTCACATTTGATCCGAACCGTATAGTTATGAGCGGCGGAGCCACCGGAGCAAACGAGACCGTCATTTTTTGCTTGGCCGACCCTGGCGACGCTTTTCTTGTGCCTTCACCTTATTATGCAGG ATTTGCCCGGGATCTAAGGTGGCGTACTGGGGTGGAAATAGTTCCTGTTCACTGCAAAAGCTCAAACAATTTTCGCATAACAAGAGCTGCCCTGGAAGAAGCCTATGAAAAAGCTCAGAGATCGAATATCAATATCAAAGGCGTCATCATAACCAACCCTTCGAATCCTTTAGGCACGGTCCTCGACAAAGAGACCCTGAGAAGCATAGTGAGCTTCGTCACCGACAAGAACATCCACCTCGTTTCCGATGAAATCTATGCAGCCACAGTCTTCAGCTCTCCCAGATTCATTAGCGTCGCCGAGGTCATGCAGGACATGGACTGCAACCGTGATTTGATTCACATTGTTTACAGCTTATCCAAGGACATGGGGTTCCCTGGTTTCCGAGTCGGCATTGTTTACTCCTTCAACGATGATGTTACGAATTCTGCCCGAAAGATGTCGAGTTTCGGATTGGTTTCCTCTCAGACACAATTTTTACTGGCTTCGATGCTGTCTGATGATGAATTTGTGGGGAACTTCTTAAGGGAGAGTTCAAAGAGGTTAGCCAAAAGACACCATGTTTTCACAAAGGGACTGGAAGAAGTCGGGATTTCCACTATAAAAAGCAATGCCGGTTTGTTTTTCTGGATGGACATGCGACAACTCCTTAAAGAACAAACTACCAAGGCCGAAACAGAACTGTGGCGTGTGATTATCAATAAAGTGAAACTCAATGTCTCCCCAGGCTCTTCTTTCCAATGCTCGGAACCTGGCTGGTTCAGGGTCTGCTTTGCAAACATGGACGACGAAACTGTTGAAGTAGCACTCGACAGAATCCGAGAATTCGTTCTTCAAGGCAAGGAGGAAAACAAGCTTGAAGCAGACAAGTCTCAAGCTCAGGCTCAGCGTTGGCGAAAGCAAAATCTTCGCCTCAGCTTCTCTTCGTCTAGGTTATACGATGAGAGTCTCATGTCTCCGCACATGATTTCCCCTCACTCCCCAATTCCTCACTCGCCCCTCGTTCGAGCCaggacttaa